Proteins encoded in a region of the Neodiprion lecontei isolate iyNeoLeco1 chromosome 5, iyNeoLeco1.1, whole genome shotgun sequence genome:
- the LOC107218200 gene encoding cyclin-dependent kinase 14 isoform X2, with protein MREKKGGALSRVQKLKKRLSHSFGRLSISKEEADDVATREHQLPYNGYSEEFLDRLEPNGNIPTDKDRRYEWAGVGEHERVHRQLSVSSDSKLLDVDIREEARVVLRNRRPPRPKSEVFLGPDPPPRRAKRFSAFGGDSPFGKSDAYIKLEQLGEGSYATVFKGYSNLTNQVVALKEIRLQEEEGAPFTAIREASLLKELKHSNIVTLHDIVHTRETLTFVFEFVHTDLSQYMERHGSGGGGLDPRNVRLFLFQLLRGLAYCHRRRVLHRDVKPQNLLISEIGELKLADFGLARAKSVPSHTYSHEVVTLWYRPPDVLLGSTEYSTSLDMWGVGCIFVEMLTGLPTFPGVRDTYDQLDKIFRVLGTPTEDSWPGVTHLRGYQAHKLAFYPLQKLGLSFPRLYDVPEGDNMASALLQLNPDDRIGADDALRHPYFATLPPKLYELPDEVSIFSVEGCHLFTESRHSALKT; from the exons ATGCGCGAAAAGAAGGGAGGCGCCTTAAGCAGAGTCCAAAAGCTCAAGAAACGCCTTAGCCATAGTTTTGGCAGACTTT CAATATCTAAGGAAGAAGCAGACGATGTTGCCACAAGGGAACACCAGTTACCGTATAACGGGTATTCAGAAGAATTTCTCGATCGTTTAGAGCCAAATGGTAACATACCTACCGACAAAGATCGACGATATG AGTGGGCGGGTGTCGGTGAACACGAGAGAGTGCATCGACAGCTCTCTGTTTCTAGTGATTCTAAGCTCCTCGATGTAGATATAAGGGAAGAGGCAAGGGTGGTTCTACGGAATCgacgtcctcctcgtccaaaATCCGAGGTTTTCCTAGGGCCCGACCCTCCCCCGAGACGGGCAAAACGTTTCTCTGCATTCGGG GGAGATTCGCCGTTTGGTAAATCAGATGCCTACATCAAACTGGAGCAGCTTGGAGAGGGTTCTTATGCTACAGTATTCAAAGGGTACAGTAATCTGACAAACCAGGTTGTCGCTCTTAAAGAGATTAGACTACAGGAAGAGGAAGGTGCACCTTTCACTGCCATTCGTGAGGCCAGCCTTTTAAAGGAGCTCAAACACAGCAATATAGTTACACTCCATGATATTGTTCACACTCGTGAAACTCTTACTTTTGTATTCGAATTCGTTCACACCGACTTGTCACAGTACATGGAGAGGCACGGCAGCGGAGGAGGGGGCCTTGATCCGCGAAACGTTCGGTTGTTCCTATTTCAACTACTCAGAGGACTAGCTTATTGTCATCGCAG AAGAGTACTGCACCGTGACGTGAAACCCCAAAACCTGTTGATAAGTGAAATAGGCGAATTGAAATTGGCGGATTTTGGTCTGGCTCGGGCAAAGTCAGTACCGTCGCATACCTATTCACATGAGGTTGTGACGCTGTGGTACAGGCCGCCAGATGTGCTGCTCGGTTCGACGGAGTACTCGACTTCATTGGACATGTGGGGCGTTGGATGCATATTTGTAGAAATGTTGACAGGGCTGCCGACTTTCCCAGGTGTCCGAGATACTTATGATCAACTCGATAAGATATTCAGAGTTCTTGGAACACCGACCGAAGATAGTTGGCCAGGCGTCACACATCTACGTGGATACCAAGCCCACAAACTAGCATTTTATCCATTGCAAAAATTGGGACTTTCCTTTCCCAGGCTGTACGATGTTCCTGAAGGTGATAATATGGCCTCCGCACTTTTACAGCTAAATCCAGATGATCGGATAGGCGCTGATGACGCTCTTAGGCATCCTTATTTTGCGACACTTCCGCCAAAACTTTACGAGTTGCCTGACG AAGTGTCCATATTTAGTGTCGAGGGCTGCCATTTATTCACGGAATCGCGGCACTCTGCTCTGAAGACTTGA
- the LOC107218183 gene encoding E3 ubiquitin-protein ligase MARCHF6, giving the protein MTEDMLGSDICRVCRSEGLADRPLFHPCICTGSIKWIHQECLVQWMRYSRKEYCELCGYRFSFTPIYSPDMPRRLPLRDVVGGLLSSIVTAVKYWLHYTLVAIAWLGIVPLTACRTYRTLFSGSLDLVRIMSLPMDMLSTENLSSDVFHGCFVVTCTLFGFIGLIWLREQILHAGGPDWLERDNVQLPPVDNPPHRDGQDGQAGQDQPADNQPQAQDNNNVPPFVEEPPILQERQHNIEENQHDIPLDPDIGEGILNNAPENPEEYILNPEVGENNIGNPDGALRGEEEEPVFPPRDEPGIDGAQPNVQAGAGWRAQGQGQGEAEEANWNPMEWDRPAEELTWERLLGLDGSLLFIEHVFWVVSLNTLFIMVFAFCPYHIGHITIAWLGLQEHVTASHFEGLVTTLCGYCVIAVSMVVLHTLAALLGLQRSQRVLGLCYVVVKVSLLSVVEIGVLPLVCGWWLDICSLAMFDASLRDRESSFRLAPGTSMFIHWLVGMVYIYYFASFILLLREVVRPGVLWFLRNLNDPDFSPIQEMIHLPLLRHARRLVASAVIFGTVVLLVLWLPVKLLRWGWPGFLPYTVTVQSEAQVSELSLELLLLQVILPALLEQSHTRTWLKALLRGWCKVVAWFLDLQSYLLRDQSNEPEPAVIDEPQHPHLAAAHQALVQRERPVGYQPYTKPRWFPARLVGLLLCVCISLVISSLIAMTLPVWLGRRVMALWMVGAPAPSPPVMAPTVAATDGGEAVVTLSGRVHEVYTVACGTYVCWAAARGLALALSWLPRGRRAVLDRIKHWAVLGLKASVAFVLLVGVIPLLFGLLLELVVVVPLRVPLEQNPILFVWQDWALGVLYTKIATAVTMMGPEWRLRLAIERAYNDGIREMDLKFVVTELAAPVICCFGLALAIPYAVAYGIIPLFVANLQTQILIARRLYPFLLLVNLVCILISFQVRQFKKLYEHIKNDKYLVGQRLVNYEHRNKAQQQQQQQQRSS; this is encoded by the exons ATGACGGAGGACATGTTAGGGTCAGACATATGCAGGGTCTGCAGATCCGAAGGTTTGGCGGATAGGCCGCTGTTCCATCCATGCATTTGCACCGGCAGTATTAAATGGATACATCAGGAGTGCTTAGTGCAGTGGATGCGGTATTCGCGGAAAGAATACTGTGAATTATGTGGCTACCGCTTCTCCTTCACGCCGATCTACAGTCCTGACATGCCCAGACGTCTTCCTCTACGAGATGTTGTCGGCGGGCTGCTTTCCAGTATCGTTACAGCTGTCAAATATTGGCTTCATTACACCTTGGTCGCCATTGCATGGCTCGGCATTGTTCCACTCACAGCCTGTCGAACTTATCGTACTCTTTTCAGCGGGTCTCTGGATTTAGTTCGG ataatGTCGCTGCCGATGGATATGCTTTCGACAGAAAATTTATCCTCAGACGTGTTCCATGGGTGCTTCGTAGTAACCTGCACTCTTTTTGGTTTCATCGGGCTGATTTGGCTGCGTGAACAAATTCTCCATGCTGGAGGACCCGACTGGCTTGAGAGAGACAATGTACAGTTGCCTCCGGTTGATAACCCTCCTCATCGAGATGGGCAGGATGGTCAAGCAGGACAAGACCAGCCTGCAGATAATCAGCCGCAAGCTCAGGATAACAATAATGTACCTCCCTTTGTTGAAGAACCTCCCATTTTGCAGGAGAGACAACACAATATCGAAG AAAACCAACATGATATTCCACTGGATCCCGATATAGGCGAAGGCATACTGAACAATGCTCCCGAAAATCCAGAGGAATATATATTAAACCCAGAAGTTGGTGAAAATAACATAGGGAATCCAGATGGGGCGCTCAgaggtgaagaagaagaaccaGTATTTCCTCCCAGGGACGAGCCAGGCATAGATGGTGCCCAGCCCAATGTCCAGGCTGGTGCAGGATGGAGGGCACAAGGTCAAGGCCAGGGGGAGGCTGAAGAGGCAAATTGGAATCCCATGGAATGGGATCGACCAGCCGAGGAACTAACTTGGGAGCGACTGTTGGGATTAGACGGGTCGCTTCTTTTCATTGAGCATGTTTTCTGGGTGGTTTCGTTGAACACTCTGTTCATAATG gTGTTTGCCTTCTGCCCTTATCACATTGGGCACATCACAATAGCGTGGCTAGGTCTACAAGAACATGTAACAGCCTCGCATTTCGAGGGACTAGTAACAACGCTTTGCGGTTACTGTGTGATCGCCGTTTCTATGGTGGTTTTGCACACACTAGCAGCTCTTCTAGGTTTGCAGCGATCGCAGAGGGTTCTAGGCCTTTGTTACGTTGTCGTGAAGGTCTCTTTATTGTCAGTTGTAGAGATAGGAGTCTTGCCACTAGTGTGCGGCTGGTGGCTCGACATCTGTTCTCTCGCAATGTTTGACGCCAGTCTCAGAGACAGAGAATCTTCGTTCAGGCTGGCGCCTGGAACTTCAATGTTCATTCACTGGCTTGTCGGAATGGtttacatatattattttgCCTCGTTCATTCTACTTCTAAGAGAAGTTGTGAGGCCAGGGGTTCTCTGGTTTCTCAGAAACTTGAATGATCCGGATTTCTCGCCTATCCAAGAGATGATACATCTACCACTGCTCAGACACGCCAGAAGACTCGTCGCGTCTGCAGTCATATTTGGAACCGTCGTACTACTAGTACTCTGGTTGCCAGTGAAGCTGCTCAGGTGGGGATGGCCGGGATTTCTGCCCTACACCGTCACTGTCCAGAGTGAAGCACAG GTAAGCGAATTATCGCTCGAATTGTTGTTGCTGCAAGTCATTCTTCCCGCGTTGTTGGAGCAGTCACACACCCGTACCTGGCTGAAGGCTTTGTTGCGAGGTTGGTGCAAAGTCGTTGCCTGGTTTCTGGACCTCCAGTCCTATTTACTGAGGGACCAGAGTAACGAGCCAGAGCCTGCGGTGATAGATGAACCTCAGCATCCTCACCTTGCCGCAGCTCATCAAGCTCTTGTACAGAGGGAGAGACCAGTGGGTTACCAGCCATACACCAAGCCGCGATGGTTCCCTGCAAGACTAGTTGGTCTTTTACTATGTGTATGCATATCGCTCGTGATTTCAAGCCTCATCGCAATGACTCTACCTGTATGGCTGGGACGACGAGTAATGGCTCTTTGGATGGTTGGTGCACCCGCACCTTCGCCACCAGTCATGGCACCGACGGTAGCAGCGACTG ACGGAGGCGAAGCTGTTGTTACTCTTTCAGGGAGAGTGCACGAAGTGTATACTGTAGCTTGTGGCACTTACGTGTGCTGGGCTGCAGCTAGAGGATTGGCTCTGGCTTTATCGTGGCTTCCTCGAGGTCGCAGGGCAGTATTGGACAGAATCAAGCACTGGGCAGTCTTGGGATTAAAAGCTTCTGTTGCGTTTGTCCTTCTAGTGGGTGTAATACCCTTACTTTTTGGGCTTCTCCTTGAGTTGGTTGTGGTTGTGCCGTTGAGGGTACCATTGGAACAGAACCCGATTTTATTTGTGTGGCAAGACTGGGCGTTGGGTGTCCTTTACACAAAAATAGCAACTGCTGTGACGATGATGGGGCCTGAGTGGAGGCTGCGATTGGCGATTGAGCGAGCGTACAATGACGGCATCAGAGAGATGGATTTAAAATTCGTAGTCACCGAGCTAGCTGCACCCGTAATTTGCTGCTTTGGTCTGGCACTCGCGATCCCATACGCAGTGGCGTACGGAATTATTCCTCTATTTGTCGCCAACTTACAAACTCAAATATTAATCGCCAGACGTCTTTACCCATTTTTACTATTGGTGAATTTGGTATGCATACTTATAAGCTTTCAAGTACGCCAGTTCAAAAAACTTTACGAACATATTAAAAATGACAAGTATTTGGTCGGACAGCGTCTTGTAAACTATGAACATCGCAACAAAgcgcaacaacaacaacagcagcaacaaagATCTAGCTAA
- the LOC107218200 gene encoding cyclin-dependent kinase 14 isoform X1: MYCQDKGSVASKSKEGSVTMREKKGGALSRVQKLKKRLSHSFGRLSISKEEADDVATREHQLPYNGYSEEFLDRLEPNGNIPTDKDRRYEWAGVGEHERVHRQLSVSSDSKLLDVDIREEARVVLRNRRPPRPKSEVFLGPDPPPRRAKRFSAFGGDSPFGKSDAYIKLEQLGEGSYATVFKGYSNLTNQVVALKEIRLQEEEGAPFTAIREASLLKELKHSNIVTLHDIVHTRETLTFVFEFVHTDLSQYMERHGSGGGGLDPRNVRLFLFQLLRGLAYCHRRRVLHRDVKPQNLLISEIGELKLADFGLARAKSVPSHTYSHEVVTLWYRPPDVLLGSTEYSTSLDMWGVGCIFVEMLTGLPTFPGVRDTYDQLDKIFRVLGTPTEDSWPGVTHLRGYQAHKLAFYPLQKLGLSFPRLYDVPEGDNMASALLQLNPDDRIGADDALRHPYFATLPPKLYELPDEVSIFSVEGCHLFTESRHSALKT; encoded by the exons ATGTACTGTCAAGATAAGGGCTCAGTCGCCTCGAAAAGCAAAGAAG GTTCTGTGACGATGCGCGAAAAGAAGGGAGGCGCCTTAAGCAGAGTCCAAAAGCTCAAGAAACGCCTTAGCCATAGTTTTGGCAGACTTT CAATATCTAAGGAAGAAGCAGACGATGTTGCCACAAGGGAACACCAGTTACCGTATAACGGGTATTCAGAAGAATTTCTCGATCGTTTAGAGCCAAATGGTAACATACCTACCGACAAAGATCGACGATATG AGTGGGCGGGTGTCGGTGAACACGAGAGAGTGCATCGACAGCTCTCTGTTTCTAGTGATTCTAAGCTCCTCGATGTAGATATAAGGGAAGAGGCAAGGGTGGTTCTACGGAATCgacgtcctcctcgtccaaaATCCGAGGTTTTCCTAGGGCCCGACCCTCCCCCGAGACGGGCAAAACGTTTCTCTGCATTCGGG GGAGATTCGCCGTTTGGTAAATCAGATGCCTACATCAAACTGGAGCAGCTTGGAGAGGGTTCTTATGCTACAGTATTCAAAGGGTACAGTAATCTGACAAACCAGGTTGTCGCTCTTAAAGAGATTAGACTACAGGAAGAGGAAGGTGCACCTTTCACTGCCATTCGTGAGGCCAGCCTTTTAAAGGAGCTCAAACACAGCAATATAGTTACACTCCATGATATTGTTCACACTCGTGAAACTCTTACTTTTGTATTCGAATTCGTTCACACCGACTTGTCACAGTACATGGAGAGGCACGGCAGCGGAGGAGGGGGCCTTGATCCGCGAAACGTTCGGTTGTTCCTATTTCAACTACTCAGAGGACTAGCTTATTGTCATCGCAG AAGAGTACTGCACCGTGACGTGAAACCCCAAAACCTGTTGATAAGTGAAATAGGCGAATTGAAATTGGCGGATTTTGGTCTGGCTCGGGCAAAGTCAGTACCGTCGCATACCTATTCACATGAGGTTGTGACGCTGTGGTACAGGCCGCCAGATGTGCTGCTCGGTTCGACGGAGTACTCGACTTCATTGGACATGTGGGGCGTTGGATGCATATTTGTAGAAATGTTGACAGGGCTGCCGACTTTCCCAGGTGTCCGAGATACTTATGATCAACTCGATAAGATATTCAGAGTTCTTGGAACACCGACCGAAGATAGTTGGCCAGGCGTCACACATCTACGTGGATACCAAGCCCACAAACTAGCATTTTATCCATTGCAAAAATTGGGACTTTCCTTTCCCAGGCTGTACGATGTTCCTGAAGGTGATAATATGGCCTCCGCACTTTTACAGCTAAATCCAGATGATCGGATAGGCGCTGATGACGCTCTTAGGCATCCTTATTTTGCGACACTTCCGCCAAAACTTTACGAGTTGCCTGACG AAGTGTCCATATTTAGTGTCGAGGGCTGCCATTTATTCACGGAATCGCGGCACTCTGCTCTGAAGACTTGA
- the LOC107218184 gene encoding adenosine 3'-phospho 5'-phosphosulfate transporter 2 has protein sequence MDFKTVHIENLNSSLRKQGDKREIKILCFDLTNASQKAQLLWCTTGVFVFYLLYGYLQERIFTLDGFQPFGWYLTLIQFGYYTIFGWIECRIKGVTRRIPLGTYLLLALLTLGTMGFSNSSLGYLNYPTQVIFKCCKLVPVLIGSILIQGKKYGPLDFLAAILMCIGLALFTVADSIISPRFDPVGIMMISCALLCDAAIGNIQEKAMREHKASNTEVVLFSYSIGFVYLFLILLTISDLQTGASFCAEHPIETYGLGLLFSLSGYLGIQIVLTLVQCCGAFVAATVTTCRKAISILISFMFFYKPFTFQYVWSGLIVVLGIYLNIYSKKRGGTKGGFRELWIGLKQCWIKHNRIQRRLLTNV, from the exons ATGGATTTTAAAACCGTACACATAGAGAATTTGAACAGTAGCCTAAGAAAACAGGGCGATAAAAGGgagatcaaaattttgtgcTTTGATTTAACTAACGCTAGCCAGAAGGCCCAACTTCTATGGTGCACCACtggggttttcgttttttatcttttatacGGATATTTACAG GAGCGGATATTTACCCTCGATGGATTCCAACCGTTCGGTTGGTACCTCACTCTCATCCAATTTggatattatacaatttttggaTGGATCGAATGTCGGATAAAAGGAGTCACTCGAAGAATACCTTTGGGCACTTATTTACTACTTGCTCTCCTTACCCTTGGCACTATGGGATTCTCTAATTCCTCATTAGGATATTTGAATTATCCGACACAG GTGATATTCAAATGCTGCAAGCTAGTCCCAGTCCTAATAGGCAGTATCTTGATACAGGGCAAAAAATACGGCCCCTTGGATTTTCTCGCTGCAATTCTGATGTGCATAGGCTTAGCGCTCTTCACAGTTGCCGACAGTATAATTTCCCCTCGATTCGATCCAGTCGGCATCATGATGATCAGTTGCGCCCTGTTATGTGATGCGGCTATAGGAAACATTCAGGAGAAGGCCATGCGCGAGCACAAGGCGTCGAACACTGAGGTTGTCCTATTCTCATACAGCATTGGATTCGTCTACTTATTCCTGATACTGTTGACAATATCCGACCTACAGACGGGTGCTTCTTTCTGTGCCGAG CATCCTATTGAAACGTATGGACTTGGCCTGCTCTTTTCACTGTCCGGTTACTTGGGTATACAGATTGTTTTGACTCTGGTCCAATGCTGCGGAGCATTCGTTGCAGCAACTGTTACGACATGCAGAAAAGCGATATCGATTTTGATTAGCTTTATGTTCTTTTACAAACCATTCACCTTCCAATATGTGTGGTCTGGCCTGATCGTCGTTCTTGGAATCTACTTGAATATTTACAGCAAGAAACGAGGAGGGACTAAAGGTGGCTTTAGAGAATTATGGATAGGACTTAAGCAGTGTTGGATTAAGCACAACCGAATACAAAGACGATTACTGACTAATGTTTAA
- the LOC107218185 gene encoding uncharacterized protein C7orf50 homolog has translation MDVDEKSHKKEAGRKKRRRSDKQEQVVEDQQSKPGKRKKAVTDPVFEIESKKLRPSKEIENDDEAGVSTEESPAKEPKEPSKRQMKKEKLQRKIAEQKESSKLEAAQKAITYISKWKHAKSDWKFEKLRQIWLMDHLLDHNSVPDSIFPIALEYFEGCKGMARQQLVKKMMQVVKKVEEQVASNKDETEATATSEYLRARQILQALPTEA, from the exons ATGGACGTCGATGAGAAATCACACAAGAAGGAAGCGGGGCGTAAAAAAAGACGACGTAGTGATAAACAGGAGCAGGTTGTCGAGGACCAACAGTCGAAGCcaggaaaacgaaaaaaggcAGTGACTGATCCTGTGTTTGAAATCGAGTCGAAGAAATTGCGTCCGAG caaagaaattgaaaacgatGACGAGGCTGGAGTATCGACTGAAGAAAGTCCCGCGAAGGAACCTAAGGAACCTTCTAAAAGACAGATGAAGAAGGAGAAGCTGCAGAGGAAAATTGCTGAGCAAAAAGAATCTAGCAAATTAGAAGCAGCTCAAAAAGCGATCACTTATATATCTAAG TGGAAGCATGCGAAGAGCGACtggaagtttgaaaaactaaGACAGATATGGCTGATGGACCATTTGCTCGATCACAATTCAGTGCCAGACTCGATATTTCCTATAGCTTTGGAATATTTTGAAGGTTGCAAAGGAATGGCAAGGCAACAGCTAGTTAAAAAAATGATGCAAGTAGTAAAGAAAGTCGAGGAACAGGTGGCCAGCAATAAAGATGAAACTGAGGCTACAGCCACTTCGGAATACCTGAGAGCTAGACAAATCCTTCAAGCACTCCCCACAGAGGCTTGA
- the LOC107218186 gene encoding thioredoxin, mitochondrial: MLRGGTRILCNAVKRGFANAPAQEPAVQAAFTVQDPKDFNDRVKNSKIPVIIDFFATWCNPCRMLTPRLESVIAEKQGKIVLAKVDIDENTDLALDYEVESVPVLIAMKDGKVLERIVGLQDTDKLRQFVNKYADAK, encoded by the exons ATGCTACGCGGTGGAACCAGGATCTTGTGTAACGCTGTCAAACGAGGCTTTGCAAATGCTCCGGCTCAAGAACCCGCCGTTCAGGCTGCTTTCACTGTTCAAGATCCAAAGGATTTCAACGACCGCGTTAAGAACTCGAAAATCCCGGTGATCATCGACTTCTTCGCGAC ATGGTGTAATCCGTGCCGAATGCTGACACCCAGATTAGAATCTGTAATTGCCGAAAAGCAAGGAAAAATTGTACTGGCCAAAGTTGATATTGACGAAAACACCGATCTTGCCTTGGACTACGAG gttgAATCCGTCCCGGTCCTCATTGCTATGAAGGATGGTAAGGTTCTGGAGAGAATAGTTGGACTTCAAGATACGGATAAACTACGACAGTTCGTCAATAAGTATGCTGATGCAAAATAA